In the Gymnodinialimonas sp. 202GB13-11 genome, one interval contains:
- a CDS encoding sigma-70 family RNA polymerase sigma factor — protein MATPQDLENIMARIKLRDRAAFSELYSATSAKLFGVALRVLKDRAAAEDVLQEVFVKIWNKADRYAVTGHSPMTWLITIARNTAIDRLRASGPATEDVDEVLGLAAAGPTPEQAAVAAGEARRIVECLGELEADRAEAVRGFYLEGYSYQEVAERYDVPLNTMKTWLRRSLMSLRECLAS, from the coding sequence ATGGCGACGCCGCAAGACCTTGAAAACATTATGGCCCGGATCAAGCTCCGGGACCGCGCGGCATTCTCCGAGCTCTACTCCGCCACCTCAGCGAAACTTTTTGGCGTGGCCTTGCGTGTCTTGAAGGACCGCGCGGCGGCGGAGGACGTCTTGCAAGAGGTCTTTGTTAAGATCTGGAACAAAGCAGACCGCTACGCCGTGACGGGGCATAGCCCGATGACCTGGCTGATCACCATCGCCCGCAACACGGCGATTGATCGGCTTCGGGCGTCTGGCCCCGCGACAGAGGACGTGGATGAGGTTCTTGGCCTCGCCGCCGCCGGGCCAACGCCCGAACAGGCAGCGGTGGCTGCAGGTGAAGCCCGACGGATTGTCGAGTGTTTGGGGGAATTGGAGGCTGACCGCGCTGAAGCTGTGCGGGGGTTCTATTTGGAAGGCTATTCCTATCAGGAGGTCGCCGAGCGGTATGATGTACCGCTCAACACAATGAAAACCTGGCTGCGACGCAGCCTGATGAGCTTGAGGGAGTGCCTCGCGTCTTGA
- the cobS gene encoding cobaltochelatase subunit CobS, translated as MADGSSLNIDAKPTEEISVREVFGIDTDMKVKGFADRTDRVPEVDSTYKFDPDTTMAILAGFNNNRRVMVQGYHGTGKSTHIEQVGARLNWPTVRVNLDSHISRIDLIGKDAIKLRDGKQVTEFHEGILPWALRNPVAIVFDEYDAGRADVMFVIQRVLEHDGKLTLMDQNEIITPNPNFRLFATANTVGLGDTTGLYHGVQQINQAQMDRWSLVATLNYLSHDAEVNIVLAKCPHYNTEAGRKTMNQMVTVGELTRTAFMNGELSTVMSPRTIINWAQNAEIFRDVGYAFRVSFLNKCDELERQTVAEFYQRCFDEELPESAASMSLG; from the coding sequence ATGGCCGACGGAAGCAGCTTGAACATCGATGCAAAGCCAACCGAAGAGATCTCGGTTCGGGAAGTGTTTGGCATCGACACCGATATGAAGGTGAAGGGCTTTGCTGACCGCACCGACCGCGTGCCTGAGGTGGACAGCACCTACAAGTTCGACCCCGACACCACGATGGCGATCCTTGCTGGCTTCAACAACAACCGCCGCGTTATGGTTCAGGGCTACCACGGCACAGGTAAATCCACGCACATCGAACAGGTCGGCGCGCGGCTTAACTGGCCGACGGTGCGTGTAAACCTCGACAGCCATATCAGCCGGATCGACTTGATCGGTAAGGACGCGATCAAGCTGCGCGACGGCAAGCAGGTCACCGAATTCCACGAAGGCATCCTGCCTTGGGCGCTACGCAACCCGGTTGCGATCGTGTTCGACGAATACGACGCGGGCCGTGCGGACGTGATGTTCGTGATCCAGCGCGTGCTGGAGCATGACGGCAAGCTGACGCTGATGGACCAGAACGAGATCATCACGCCGAACCCGAACTTCCGCCTGTTCGCCACGGCCAACACTGTCGGTCTGGGCGATACAACCGGCCTTTATCATGGCGTGCAGCAGATCAACCAAGCGCAGATGGACCGGTGGAGCCTCGTGGCGACACTGAACTACCTTAGCCATGACGCCGAGGTGAACATCGTTCTGGCCAAATGCCCGCATTACAACACCGAAGCCGGGCGCAAGACGATGAACCAGATGGTCACGGTGGGTGAGCTTACGCGGACGGCATTTATGAACGGCGAGCTTTCGACCGTGATGAGCCCGCGGACGATCATCAACTGGGCGCAGAATGCCGAGATCTTCCGCGATGTGGGCTACGCTTTCCGCGTCTCGTTCCTCAACAAATGTGACGAGCTTGAGCGCCAGACAGTCGCAGAGTTCTACCAGCGTTGCTTTGACGAGGAACTGCCCGAAAGCGCTGCCTCGATGAGCCTTGGCTGA
- a CDS encoding threonine/serine dehydratase, translated as MPYPTPQEIADAAPLIAPYIRKTPILSVPADALGLSGPITLKLEHTQVTGSFKVRGAFFNMLTREVPEVGIVAASGGNHGAAVAYAATKLGHKSRIYVPKAIAKEEKLRRMRAFGGEVVLTDGSVADCMEEYAAFAEDSGALSVHPYDTVPTLTGQGTVAREIEEQTGGIDTILVSTGGGGLIGGVASWLRDRVKIVSVETEGTNTLERSLREGPEIDVSASGVAAGSLGGPRLGVDSFEAIRNHVDEAVIVDDAATYEAAQRLWEGTRLVGEPGSAVALAALTSRAYVPAADERVCVLLCGANAEPDWFVTA; from the coding sequence ATGCCCTACCCTACCCCCCAAGAGATTGCCGACGCCGCGCCTTTGATCGCGCCTTACATCCGCAAAACGCCGATCCTGTCCGTTCCTGCGGACGCGCTTGGCCTATCCGGCCCAATCACGCTGAAGCTTGAGCACACGCAAGTGACCGGTTCCTTCAAGGTGCGCGGGGCATTCTTCAACATGCTGACGCGGGAGGTGCCTGAGGTTGGGATCGTCGCCGCATCAGGCGGCAATCACGGCGCGGCCGTGGCTTACGCGGCCACTAAGCTGGGGCACAAGAGCCGCATCTACGTGCCCAAAGCCATCGCGAAGGAAGAAAAACTGCGCCGGATGCGCGCGTTTGGAGGCGAAGTTGTGCTGACGGATGGCTCCGTCGCGGACTGCATGGAGGAATATGCGGCATTTGCTGAGGACAGCGGTGCGCTGTCGGTTCATCCCTATGACACGGTGCCGACGCTAACCGGCCAGGGCACGGTGGCTAGAGAGATCGAAGAGCAGACCGGCGGGATCGACACGATCCTTGTCTCCACAGGCGGCGGTGGCTTGATTGGCGGCGTAGCCTCTTGGTTGCGGGATCGGGTCAAGATCGTCTCGGTCGAGACCGAAGGCACGAACACGTTGGAGCGGTCGCTGCGTGAGGGGCCGGAGATAGATGTCTCTGCCAGCGGCGTCGCGGCTGGCTCACTTGGTGGGCCGCGTCTTGGCGTCGACAGTTTTGAGGCGATCCGCAACCATGTGGATGAGGCCGTTATCGTGGACGATGCGGCAACCTACGAGGCGGCACAGAGGCTATGGGAAGGCACCCGGCTGGTGGGCGAGCCCGGCAGTGCGGTCGCGTTGGCCGCGCTCACATCGCGTGCCTATGTGCCAGCTGCCGATGAGCGTGTCTGTGTCCTGCTGTGTGGTGCCAATGCCGAACCAGATTGGTTCGTAACCGCCTAA